One Fusarium oxysporum f. sp. lycopersici 4287 chromosome 8, whole genome shotgun sequence genomic region harbors:
- a CDS encoding 5'-methylthioadenosine phosphorylase, protein MGDLPTTFDKPVHIAVIGGTGLGQLEGFEPVAALNPITPWGHPASPIQILSHKGGYVAFLARHGVHHQFAPHEVPNRANIAALRHIGVRSVIAFSAVGSLQEEIKPMDFVVPDQVIDRTKGIRPFTFFEGGVVGHVGFADPFDAGLAKVVKACAAHMEGDGVVLHEKGTVIVMEGPQFSTRAESNMYRSWGGSVINMSTLPEAKLAREAELAYQVIAMATDYDCWHSFEDVNVELVIKYMKANNENAKRLVAGVLDRLGELENSDLVQAKHWAGASQGAVKFMTKPAGRDPEAMKKVEYLFPGFWEE, encoded by the exons ATGGGTGACCTCCCCACTACGTTCGACA AGCCTGTCCATATCGCCGTGATTGGCGGTACTGGTCTCGGTCAGCTCGAAGGCTTCGAGCCCGTCGCTGCTCTCAACCCTATTACACCTTGGGGACACCCGGCCTCGCCGATCCAGATCCTCTCCCACAAAGGTGGCTACGTCGCTTTCCTTGCTCGCCATGGTGTTCACCATCAGTTTGCTCCTCACGAGGTCCCGAACCGCGCAAACATCGCTGCTCTACGACATATTGGTGTTAGATCCGTCATTGCCTTCTCTGCCGTCGGTTCCTTGCAAGAGGAGATCAAGCCTATGGACTTTGTCGTCCCGGACCAGGTCATTGATCGCACAAAGGGTATCCGTCCCTTTACCTTCTTTGAGGGTGGTGTAGTTGGACACGTTGGCTTTGCCGACCCTTTCGATGCAGGCCTTGCTAAGGTGGTCAAGGCTTGTGCAGCTCATATGGAGGGTGACGGCGTCGTCTTGCACGAGAAGGGCACGGTCATTGTAATGG AAGGACCGCAGTTCTCAACCCGCGCCGAGTCGAACATGTATCGATCGTGGGGAGGATCTGTTATCAACATGTCGACCCTTCCTGAAGCCAAGCTTGCCCGCGAGGCCGAGCTGGCCTACCAGGTGATTGCCATGGCCACCGACTATGATTGCTGGCATTCGTTTGAGGATGTTAATGTCGAGCTGGTCATCAAGTACATGAAGGCTAACAACGAAAATGCCAAGCGACTCGTAGCGGGTGTCTTGGATCGACTTGGTGAGCTCGAGAACAGCGACCTGGTCCAAGCGAAGCACTGGGCTGGTGCCTCTCAAGGAGCCGTCAAGTTCATGACCAAGCCAGCTGGCCGTGATCCCGAGGCCATGAAGAAGGTCGAATACCTTTTCCCTGGCTTCTGGGAGGAATAA
- a CDS encoding sulfite reductase (NADPH) flavoprotein alpha-component, whose translation MPHQESVPVAKTNSADFNKLSSSLPFGQQVPLSSISGPTYVTAQLLVQQIAYKLSDKIFSYSPETFDLDIALKEWASKSEKNIHGYSTEVLPLQTRIGAGALALGYIFSPDFDVSKRHIPQSLVAPSGSLQQLRGTLDQLSLLYGVSSPFVAHVAALDYSDSKGLISNYDSALRLAEDLGLGLVASTSTYEAQHMSIFATLLATLLPTLHIYDGVRVARETLRVVDALSENGVADLYSKLSAEAGKLNTRLDTAGKVVELLKLFNDELGTVYEPFEYHGHESPDVVLVAFGSVESQVAKEVLAKLSADGAKVGVINVRIYRPFIEEAFIKAIPASARTIAVLGQVKDELAVEDEATQSALYSDVLTAVTFSGKFDTEPAVLDIKYTPAQTFTPQGLVNTLHKIFGNEGEAKKLPSLVQAQQFTFWDLDNSSALNSPSVIGNLLSKESTSNVYVNEIFDNLTQGGLVRSDLRASKKALEAPYDIDDANTIVVGDEKILQEVDVLRGLVEGGNVIVKLSNFKDDEVEKRLPLAFRKGLREKAAELFILDSSYSPAFEKNPLFSKLLLELSFLKVALPDYTPEDIAKHILAEGHPPTLEESMDAVGLCLRHFEVPSAWAEVDADFVDPNLPATIQSNSFVVHDKEEAEETFELRDWQAAAKSLAFKEAYGTKNVLRPELSVKTSTITVKENRRLTPQDYDRNIFHIEFDLGDSGLTYKIGEALGIHAENDEEEVNQFIEFYGLNPAELVQVPAREDPALLETRTVFQALVQNVDILGKPPKRFYEALAEFATDETEKQKLEALASPAGAEDLKRRTEVDTATYVDILEEFKSARPSFHDLVKIVSPAKRREYSIASAQAVTPNSVSLMIVVVDWVDPRGRTRYGHATRYLSRLPVGAKVTASVKPSVMKLPTKDTAPLIMAGLGTGLAPFRAFVQYRAMQKAQGKEIGSILLYLGSRHQREEYLYGEEWEAYLAAGVVTLIGSAFSRDQPQKIYIQDRMRQTLKEIAKAYIQDEGSFYLCGPTWPVPDVTKVLEEAIAHEAKAAGKKIDPRKEIEKLKEEGRYVLEVY comes from the coding sequence ATGCCTCACCAAGAGTCGGTCCCTGTGGCCAAGACCAACTCGGCAGACTTCAACAAATTGTCGTCCAGCCTCCCTTTCGGCCAGCAGGTTCCTCTATCATCAATCTCTGGCCCGACTTATGTGACCGCCCAACTCCTCGTTCAGCAGATCGCCTATAAGCTGTCCGATAAGATCTTCTCTTACTCTCCCGAGACCTTCGACCTCGATATCGCACTTAAGGAGTGGGCTTCCAAGAGCGAGAAGAACATCCACGGATACTCCACCGAGGTTCTGCCTCTCCAGACTCGAATTGGCGCTGGTGCTCTCGCTCTTGGCTACATCTTCTCTCCCGACTTCGATGTCTCCAAGCGTCACATTCCCCAGTCCCTGGTTGCGCCCTCAGGCAGCCTCCAGCAACTGCGCGGAACCCTCGACCAGCTTTCTCTCCTCTACGGCGTTTCCAGCCCCTTCGTCGCCCACGTCGCCGCTCTTGACTATTCTGATAGCAAGGGTCTGATCTCCAACTACGACTCTGCTCTGCGCCTTGCCGAAgaccttggtcttggacttgTTGCTAGTACCTCCACCTATGAAGCTCAGCACATGTCTATCTTCGCCACTCTCTTGGCTACCCTTCTTCCTACTCTTCACATCTACGATGGTGTCCGCGTCGCTCGCGAGACTCTCCGTGTCGTTGATGCTTTGAGCGAGAACGGTGTTGCCGATCTTTACAGCAAGCTCTCTGCCGAGGCTGGCAAGCTCAACACTCGTCTTGACACCGCCGGTAAggttgttgagcttctcaagcttttcAACGATGAGCTCGGTACCGTCTATGAGCCCTTTGAGTACCACGGCCATGAGTCCCCTGACGTTGTCCTCGTTGCTTTCGGCAGCGTCGAGTCACAGGTGGCCAAGGAGGTTCTGGCCAAGCTCTCTGCTGATGGCGCCAAGGTTGGTGTCATCAACGTGCGAATCTACCGCCCCTTCATTGAGGAGGCTttcatcaaggccatccCTGCTTCTGCTCGTACAATCGCCGTCCTTGGTCAAGTCAAAGACGAACtcgctgttgaggatgaggctaCCCAGTCTGCTCTCTACAGTGATGTCCTAACTGCTGTCACTTTCTCTGGTAAATTTGACACAGAGCCTGCGGTTCTCGACATTAAGTACACCCCTGCTCAGACTTTCACTCCTCAGGGTCTGGTCAACACTCTCCACAAGATCTTTGGCAACGAGGGCGAGGCCAAGAAATTGCCTTCTCTCGTCCAGGCTCAGCAGTTCACCTTCTGGGACCTCGATAACTCTTCTGCTCTCAACTCTCCCAGTGTTATTGGCAACCTGCTCTCCAAAGAATCCACCTCTAACGTTTATGTTAACGAGATCTTCGACAACCTCACCCAAGGCGGTCTCGTTCGAAGTGACCTCCGAGCCTCCAAGAAGGCCCTCGAGGCTCCTTACGACATTGACGATGCCAATACTATTGTCGTCGGTGACGAGAAGATTCTTCAGGAGGTTGATGTCCTCAGGGGTCTCGTCGAGGGTGGCAATGTCATTGTGAAGCTCTCCAACTTCAAGGATGACGAGGTCGAGAAGCGTCTCCCTCTCGCGTTCCGAAAGGGACTCCGGGAGAAGGCGGCTGagctcttcatcctcgactCTTCCTATTCGCCTGCTTTCGAGAAGaaccctctcttctccaaacTGCTACTCGAGCTGTCCTTCCTGAAGGTTGCTCTTCCTGACTATACCCCCGAGGATATCGCCAAGCACATCCTCGCTGAGGGTCACCCTCCTACTCTGGAGGAGTCCATGGATGCTGTCGGCCTTTGCCTCCGTCATTTCGAGGTTCCCTCCGCCTGGGCTGAGGTTGATGCCGACTTTGTTGACCCCAATCTTCCTGCTACCATCCAGAGCAACAGCTTCGTCGTCCACGACAAGGAGGAAGCTGAGGAGACTTTCGAGCTCCGTGACTGGCAGGCTGCTGCCAAGTCCCTTGCTTTCAAGGAGGCTTACGGCACCAAGAACGTTCTGCGACCCGAGTTGTCTGTCAAGACCTCCACCATCACTGTCAAGGAGAATCGCCGACTTACTCCTCAAGACTACGACCGCAACATCTTCCACATCGAATTTGATCTTGGTGACTCCGGTCTGACCTACAAGATCGGTGAGGCTCTGGGCATTCACGCCGAGaacgacgaggaagaggtcaACCAGTTCATCGAGTTTTACGGCCTCAACCCTGCCGAGCTCGTCCAGGTTCCTGCCCGTGAGGATCCTGCTCTCCTCGAGACCCGTACTGTCTTCCAGGCCCTTGTCCAGAATGTCGATATTCTTGGCAAGCCTCCCAAGCGCTTCTATGAGGCCCTTGCTGAGTTTGCTACCGATGAGACtgagaagcagaagcttgAGGCTCTCGCCAGCCCCGCTGGTGCTGAGGATCTGAAGCGCCGCACTGAGGTCGATACCGCTACCTATGTTGACATTCTCGAGGAGTTCAAGTCAGCTCGCCCAAGCTTCCACGACCTCGTCAAGATTGTCAGCCCTGCCAAGCGCCGAGAGTACTCTATCGCCTCTGCTCAGGCTGTTACTCCCAACTCAGTTTCTCTCATGATTGTCGTCGTTGACTGGGTTGATCCTCGTGGCCGTACCCGTTACGGACATGCTACCCGCTACCTCAGCCGTCTCCCAGTTGGTGCCAAGGTCACTGCTTCAGTCAAGCCTTCCGTCATGAAGCTTCCTACCAAGGACACTGCGCctctcatcatggctggccTCGGAACGGGTCTTGCTCCTTTCCGTGCCTTTGTTCAGTACCGCGCTATGCAGAAGGCTCAGGGTAAGGAGATCGGCTCCATCCTCCTGTACCTTGGATCTCGCCACCAGCGTGAGGAGTACCTCTATGGTGAGGAATGGGAGGCCTATCTGGCCGCTGGTGTTGTCACTCTTATCGGTTCTGCCTTCTCTCGTGACCAGCCTCAGAAGATTTACATTCAGGACCGCATGCGTCAGACCCTCAAGGAGATTGCAAAGGCCTACATCCAGGACGAGGGTAGCTTCTACCTCTGCGGTCCTACGTGGCCTGTACCTGATGTGACCAAGGTGCTCGAGGAGGCTATCGCTCAcgaggccaaggctgctggcaagaagattgatCCTcgcaaggagattgagaagctcaaggaggagGGACGATACGTCCTTGAAGTTTACTAG